From Camelus ferus isolate YT-003-E chromosome 15, BCGSAC_Cfer_1.0, whole genome shotgun sequence, the proteins below share one genomic window:
- the SIX2 gene encoding homeobox protein SIX2 isoform X1 has protein sequence MSMLPTFGFTQEQVACVCEVLQQGGNIERLGRFLWSLPACEHLHKNESVLKAKAVVAFHRGNFRELYKILESHQFSPHNHAKLQQLWLKAHYIEAEKLRGRPLGAVGKYRVRRKFPLPRSIWDGEETSYCFKEKSRSVLREWYAHNPYPSPREKRELAEATGLTTTQVSNWFKNRRQRDRAAEAKERYEENSENSNSNSHNPLAASLNGSGKSVLGSSEDEKTPSGTPDHSSSSPALLLSPPPPPGLPSLHSLGHPPCPSAVPVPVPGGGGVDPLQHHHGLQDSILNPMSANLVDLGS, from the exons ATGTCCATGCTGCCTACCTTCGGCTTCACGCAGGAGCAAGTGGCTTGCGTGTGTGAGGTGCTGCAGCAGGGCGGCAACATCGAGCGGCTGGGCCGCTTCCTGTGGTCGCTGCCCGCCTGCGAGCACCTCCACAAGAATGAAAGCGTGCTCAAAGCCAAGGCGGTGGTGGCTTTCCACCGCGGCAACTTCCGCGAGCTCTACAAGATCCTGGAGAGCCATCAGTTCTCGCCGCACAACCACGCCAAACTGCAGCAGCTGTGGCTCAAAGCGCACTACATCGAGGCGGAGAAGCTGCGCGGCCGGCCCCTGGGCGCGGTGGGCAAGTACCGCGTGCGCCGCAAGTTTCCGCTGCCGCGCTCCATCTGGGACGGCGAGGAGACCAGCTACTGCTTCAAGGAAAAAAGCCGCAGCGTGCTGCGCGAGTGGTATGCGCACAACCCCTACCCCTCACCCCGCGAGAAGCGCGAGCTGGCGGAGGCCACGGGCCTCACCACCACGCAGGTCAGCAACTGGTTCAAGAATCGGCGGCAGCGCGACCGGGCAGCCGAGGCCAAGGAAAGGTACGA GGAGAATAGCGAGAACTCCAACTCCAACAGCCACAATCCGCTGGCTGCATCGCTGAACGGCAGCGGCAAGTCGGTGCTAGGCAGCTCGGAGGACGAGAAGACGCCGTCGGGGACGCCAGACCACTCGTCGTCCAGCCCCGCGCTGCTGCTCAGCCCGCCGCCACCACCCGGGCTGCCGTCCCTGCACAGCCTGGGCCACCCTCCGTGCCCCAGCGCCGTGCCGGTGCCCGTGCCGGGCGGAGGCGGCGTGGACCCACTGCAGCACCACCACGGCCTGCAGGACTCCATCCTCAACCCCATGTCGGCCAACCTCGTGGACCTGGGCTCCTAG
- the SIX2 gene encoding homeobox protein SIX2 isoform X2 produces the protein MSMLPTFGFTQEQVACVCEVLQQGGNIERLGRFLWSLPACEHLHKNESVLKAKAVVAFHRGNFRELYKILESHQFSPHNHAKLQQLWLKAHYIEAEKLRGRPLGAVGKYRVRRKFPLPRSIWDGEETSYCFKEKSRSVLREWYAHNPYPSPREKRELAEATGLTTTQVSNWFKNRRQRDRAAEAKERENSENSNSNSHNPLAASLNGSGKSVLGSSEDEKTPSGTPDHSSSSPALLLSPPPPPGLPSLHSLGHPPCPSAVPVPVPGGGGVDPLQHHHGLQDSILNPMSANLVDLGS, from the exons ATGTCCATGCTGCCTACCTTCGGCTTCACGCAGGAGCAAGTGGCTTGCGTGTGTGAGGTGCTGCAGCAGGGCGGCAACATCGAGCGGCTGGGCCGCTTCCTGTGGTCGCTGCCCGCCTGCGAGCACCTCCACAAGAATGAAAGCGTGCTCAAAGCCAAGGCGGTGGTGGCTTTCCACCGCGGCAACTTCCGCGAGCTCTACAAGATCCTGGAGAGCCATCAGTTCTCGCCGCACAACCACGCCAAACTGCAGCAGCTGTGGCTCAAAGCGCACTACATCGAGGCGGAGAAGCTGCGCGGCCGGCCCCTGGGCGCGGTGGGCAAGTACCGCGTGCGCCGCAAGTTTCCGCTGCCGCGCTCCATCTGGGACGGCGAGGAGACCAGCTACTGCTTCAAGGAAAAAAGCCGCAGCGTGCTGCGCGAGTGGTATGCGCACAACCCCTACCCCTCACCCCGCGAGAAGCGCGAGCTGGCGGAGGCCACGGGCCTCACCACCACGCAGGTCAGCAACTGGTTCAAGAATCGGCGGCAGCGCGACCGGGCAGCCGAGGCCAAGGAAAG GGAGAATAGCGAGAACTCCAACTCCAACAGCCACAATCCGCTGGCTGCATCGCTGAACGGCAGCGGCAAGTCGGTGCTAGGCAGCTCGGAGGACGAGAAGACGCCGTCGGGGACGCCAGACCACTCGTCGTCCAGCCCCGCGCTGCTGCTCAGCCCGCCGCCACCACCCGGGCTGCCGTCCCTGCACAGCCTGGGCCACCCTCCGTGCCCCAGCGCCGTGCCGGTGCCCGTGCCGGGCGGAGGCGGCGTGGACCCACTGCAGCACCACCACGGCCTGCAGGACTCCATCCTCAACCCCATGTCGGCCAACCTCGTGGACCTGGGCTCCTAG